A single Abditibacteriaceae bacterium DNA region contains:
- a CDS encoding GH1 family beta-glucosidase, giving the protein MKQSYVFPPDFTWGVAAASAQIEGAAWEDGKGESIWDRFSRRPGAVQNGDTLDVACDHYHRYEADAAMMRELGFKNYRLSLAWPRIIPDGTGAINEKGLDFYDRLIDAFLKEGITPWVTLFHWDLPQKLEDENGWLNRKTVDAFTVYADIVTKRLGDRVQNWFTLNEMPCFIGLGYDVGTHAPGRQESQKLVNQGYHHALLAHGHAVSIVRANVPNANVGLVHNPPTPIPVIETEEHIAAARENYERVNGSLMGPVYRGEYPAWWLEEMGNDAPEIHDGDLKIIAQPGDFLGLNLYAGYFVRAENSLEQIPFPKQFPQGDLSWINVTPQTLYWQIRLAKEVFGIESFYITENGSAFDNEVTAEGEILDLDRREYLRNYLLSVHRACDEGFDVRGYFQWSVMDNFEWAEGYSKRFGIVHVDYETQQRTPKLSAHWYSAVCRENRVL; this is encoded by the coding sequence ATGAAACAATCATATGTTTTTCCGCCGGATTTTACATGGGGCGTTGCAGCAGCCAGCGCACAGATCGAAGGTGCGGCGTGGGAGGACGGCAAAGGCGAAAGCATCTGGGACAGGTTTTCCCGACGCCCCGGCGCCGTCCAGAATGGCGACACACTCGATGTCGCGTGCGACCATTATCATCGCTACGAAGCCGATGCAGCGATGATGCGCGAACTAGGTTTCAAGAATTATCGCTTGTCGCTCGCGTGGCCGCGCATCATTCCCGACGGAACCGGTGCGATTAACGAAAAAGGGTTGGATTTCTACGACCGACTCATCGACGCGTTTCTCAAGGAAGGAATCACGCCGTGGGTGACGCTTTTTCACTGGGACTTGCCGCAAAAGCTCGAAGACGAAAATGGCTGGCTCAACCGCAAAACGGTCGATGCGTTTACGGTTTACGCCGACATCGTCACCAAACGGCTCGGCGACCGCGTGCAAAATTGGTTCACGCTCAATGAAATGCCGTGTTTTATCGGCTTGGGCTATGACGTGGGAACACACGCGCCCGGCCGCCAGGAATCGCAAAAGCTGGTTAATCAGGGTTATCACCACGCGCTGCTGGCTCACGGCCACGCCGTCTCAATCGTTCGTGCGAATGTCCCGAATGCAAACGTCGGCTTGGTTCACAATCCGCCGACGCCAATTCCTGTCATTGAAACCGAAGAACATATCGCAGCGGCACGCGAAAACTATGAACGCGTCAACGGCAGCCTGATGGGGCCGGTTTATCGCGGCGAATATCCCGCGTGGTGGCTGGAAGAAATGGGCAACGATGCGCCTGAAATTCACGACGGCGACCTCAAAATTATCGCGCAGCCGGGCGATTTTCTCGGCCTAAATCTTTACGCTGGTTATTTTGTTCGCGCAGAAAACAGCCTTGAGCAAATTCCGTTTCCCAAGCAGTTTCCCCAGGGCGATTTATCGTGGATTAACGTCACGCCGCAAACGCTTTACTGGCAGATCCGATTGGCGAAAGAAGTGTTTGGCATCGAATCGTTTTACATCACCGAAAATGGTTCGGCCTTCGATAACGAAGTCACCGCTGAGGGCGAAATCCTCGACCTCGACCGCCGCGAATACCTGCGGAATTATTTGCTTTCGGTTCATCGCGCGTGCGACGAAGGCTTTGACGTGCGCGGGTATTTTCAGTGGTCGGTGATGGATAACTTCGAGTGGGCTGAAGGTTATTCGAAGCGCTTCGGCATTGTTCATGTCGATTACGAAACGCAACAGCGTACGCCGAAGCTCAGCGCCCACTGGTATAGCGCGGTTTGCCGCGAAAACCGCGTGCTGTAG
- the sucC gene encoding ADP-forming succinate--CoA ligase subunit beta has translation MKIHEYQAKEIFAKYGVPIPKGRVANTPEEAEAIAAELGGTVVVKSQVHTGGRGKAGGIKVAKSPSEAREAAEKILGMDIKGFTVEQVLVEEAADIREEYYIGITTDRAARRNIVMVSAAGGMDIETVAVETPEKLAKLHIDPAIGLQDFQMRQLAFEAKLPPAVIKQIGPFLTALYKTYADYDATLAEINPLVLNGEGKLIAADAKIVIDDNALFRHKDLAVFQEAQEEDPIEAEAHKRGLTYVRLEGDIGIIGNGAGLVMTTLDVVQREGGRPANFLDIGGGAKAEVVTKAIDTVLLDKNVKGIFFNIFGGITRGDEVAKGMLEAIDTLGIDVPIVVRLTGTRAEEGRALLEGSKLTPAATMQEGAQKIVALVNGK, from the coding sequence ATGAAAATTCACGAGTATCAGGCGAAGGAAATTTTCGCCAAGTATGGCGTCCCGATTCCCAAGGGCCGCGTCGCCAATACGCCCGAAGAAGCCGAAGCGATCGCCGCCGAGTTGGGCGGAACTGTTGTCGTTAAATCGCAGGTTCACACCGGCGGACGCGGCAAAGCCGGCGGAATTAAAGTCGCCAAGTCGCCCTCTGAAGCGCGCGAAGCTGCCGAAAAGATTCTCGGCATGGACATCAAAGGCTTCACCGTCGAGCAGGTTTTGGTCGAAGAAGCTGCCGACATCCGCGAAGAATATTACATCGGCATCACCACCGACCGCGCCGCGCGCCGCAACATCGTCATGGTCTCTGCAGCCGGTGGTATGGACATCGAAACCGTCGCCGTTGAAACACCCGAAAAACTGGCAAAACTTCACATCGATCCCGCGATTGGCCTGCAAGATTTTCAGATGCGCCAGCTCGCGTTTGAAGCCAAGTTGCCGCCTGCTGTTATCAAACAAATTGGCCCGTTCCTGACGGCGCTTTATAAAACCTACGCCGATTACGACGCGACTTTGGCCGAAATCAACCCGTTGGTGTTGAATGGCGAAGGCAAGCTCATCGCGGCGGACGCGAAAATCGTCATCGACGACAACGCGCTTTTTCGTCACAAGGACCTCGCGGTTTTCCAGGAAGCGCAGGAAGAAGACCCGATTGAAGCCGAAGCGCACAAGCGCGGCCTGACTTATGTTCGTCTTGAAGGCGACATCGGTATCATCGGCAACGGCGCGGGCCTCGTCATGACGACGCTCGACGTTGTGCAGCGCGAAGGCGGGCGGCCCGCGAACTTCCTCGACATCGGCGGCGGCGCCAAAGCCGAAGTCGTCACCAAAGCCATCGACACCGTTTTGCTCGACAAGAATGTGAAGGGAATTTTCTTCAACATCTTCGGCGGCATCACGCGCGGCGACGAAGTGGCGAAGGGAATGCTCGAAGCCATCGACACGCTAGGAATCGACGTTCCGATTGTGGTTCGCTTAACCGGCACGCGCGCTGAAGAAGGCCGCGCGTTGCTCGAAGGCAGCAAGCTCACGCCTGCCGCAACGATGCAGGAAGGCGCGCAGAAAATCGTCGCTTTAGTCAACGGAAAATAA
- a CDS encoding phosphoadenylyl-sulfate reductase, with product MKSFPPFDELDAISQTFEAQSPQDILAWAMQTYGEKLTMATAFGAEGCALLAMIARLRDERGLTVPDVFNLDTGYQFEETLELKRRIEAKYNLLIRFARAEETVEEWEARNNGPVYTHDPAACCHARKVVPLGNAVQGFAAWITAIRRDQTPERAGQPIIGPETKFEMVKINPLANWTKAQVWEFVKENDVPTNPLHDQGFPSIGCWPCTRAVAEGEDDRAGRWSNFDKRECGLHLGPDGKLTRIEPSGPQPIKMF from the coding sequence ATGAAATCGTTTCCCCCATTCGACGAACTAGATGCCATCAGCCAGACTTTTGAAGCCCAAAGCCCGCAAGATATTCTGGCGTGGGCGATGCAAACCTACGGCGAAAAGCTGACGATGGCGACCGCTTTCGGTGCCGAAGGCTGCGCCCTGCTCGCTATGATTGCGCGTCTTCGCGACGAGCGTGGCCTCACGGTGCCCGACGTTTTCAATCTCGACACCGGTTATCAGTTTGAAGAAACGCTGGAATTGAAGCGCCGCATCGAAGCGAAATATAACTTGTTAATTCGTTTTGCGCGCGCCGAAGAAACTGTCGAAGAATGGGAAGCGCGCAACAACGGCCCGGTTTACACGCACGATCCGGCGGCGTGCTGCCACGCGCGCAAAGTTGTGCCGCTGGGAAATGCCGTCCAGGGTTTCGCGGCGTGGATTACAGCGATTCGCCGCGACCAAACGCCCGAGCGCGCAGGCCAGCCGATTATCGGGCCGGAAACCAAATTTGAAATGGTGAAAATCAACCCGCTTGCCAACTGGACCAAAGCTCAGGTCTGGGAATTTGTCAAGGAAAACGATGTGCCGACGAACCCATTGCACGATCAAGGTTTTCCTTCGATCGGCTGCTGGCCCTGCACGCGTGCTGTCGCTGAAGGCGAAGACGACCGCGCCGGACGCTGGAGCAATTTCGACAAGCGCGAATGTGGCCTTCATCTCGGCCCCGATGGGAAACTGACGCGTATAGAGCCAAGCGGCCCGCAGCCGATCAAAATGTTTTAG